The following proteins are co-located in the Luteolibacter rhizosphaerae genome:
- a CDS encoding choice-of-anchor Q domain-containing protein → MKTLAPPSWRSPFVWLALLPVLVAGVQAGTITVTSNADSGEGSLRAALEAAANGDVIEVPVTGSINLQSSLVVNRAVSIRGPGSTALKVRRGEGIEAKFGVFEVRSGGVSISRFTITDGIRSEGGGISRQSGGSLLIEDCLLIGNRQEGDGYGGGAISLRGDGNTVIRRCVIRDNVVVDGSVQTVHAGGGGILLGSGSLLLENSSLVGNTGKLYGGGLYLTGGTADVRNCTFSGNKAPRSGTALGASGGTLYLLGCTITANQSGSAYFFGGKVMIGNTILAGNGNGVDLVGARSLTSLGYNLVGSPGNARFTAPGDVTGVAQPLLAPLGYYGGSTLIHPPTLNSVHVVDKGKSRIGDVDLATDQHGGPRRVRAHWQEPAPGGDFSDIGAVELWEMPQTASEVVVNTTDDSDDGVPGKLHCSLREAITHVNSTVKGERIIRFDSRVFGPGKPQRTIVLSKALPLLDHTKLLGPGAKHLTLQAAEATKLPILHLGGIERCTVTGLTLAKGSHFSGGGIYASVPLTLENCHIRDCSVSGEGGGLFCKAGGLIMRGCTFSGNTASNGGAGLSIIGEIPSTIENSTFDNNRATGGFGGGIQASGEVTITACTLTRGYAGRAGGGIGARLNYPGTAITLRNCIVSGNERSDVSGSGLHAAPGFVSGGYNLIGTLFYNPDFTDGVNGDQVGVTVPRLGALRNNGGPTPTLALLSDSPAIDRGMAFGLTTDQRGFARTFDYPYVHSANEGDRTDVGAFELQRFSFEDWRVQNFTPEQLAGATSQPDGDANASGIPNSLKHLFGIDPSAPVDAAARAALPSISTARETGRNYFVLTYRRSGLYSGPEETVEYSTDLSEWRPASRYRTRISPADSDSFDQKVEVWVDMSGVGNAYFRVATPD, encoded by the coding sequence ATGAAAACCCTTGCTCCTCCTTCATGGCGGTCACCCTTCGTGTGGCTAGCGTTACTCCCCGTGCTCGTGGCCGGTGTTCAAGCTGGCACGATCACCGTGACCTCCAATGCGGATTCCGGTGAAGGAAGTCTCCGCGCCGCTTTGGAGGCAGCAGCGAATGGCGACGTGATCGAAGTGCCGGTCACAGGATCCATCAACCTTCAGAGCAGCTTGGTCGTGAATCGGGCTGTCTCGATCCGCGGTCCGGGATCCACCGCCCTCAAGGTCCGGCGTGGCGAAGGCATCGAGGCGAAGTTCGGCGTGTTCGAGGTCCGAAGCGGCGGAGTCTCTATCAGCCGTTTCACGATCACCGACGGGATCCGATCCGAGGGAGGCGGAATCTCCCGACAGAGCGGTGGCAGTCTGCTGATTGAAGACTGTCTGCTGATCGGGAACCGGCAGGAGGGCGATGGATATGGGGGCGGTGCGATTTCCTTGCGAGGAGACGGCAACACGGTGATCCGCCGGTGTGTCATTCGCGATAATGTCGTCGTGGATGGAAGCGTGCAGACGGTGCACGCGGGAGGCGGGGGTATTCTGCTGGGATCCGGCAGCCTGCTGCTGGAAAACAGTTCGCTCGTGGGGAATACGGGCAAGCTCTATGGAGGAGGCTTGTACCTGACCGGTGGAACGGCAGATGTGAGAAACTGCACCTTCTCCGGAAACAAGGCTCCGCGGAGTGGAACCGCCCTAGGTGCGAGCGGCGGGACCCTCTACCTCCTCGGGTGCACGATCACAGCAAATCAGTCGGGATCCGCCTACTTCTTCGGTGGGAAGGTGATGATAGGAAACACGATCCTGGCTGGAAACGGAAACGGTGTGGACCTCGTGGGTGCGCGCTCCCTGACTTCCCTCGGATACAATTTGGTGGGAAGCCCGGGCAATGCCCGTTTCACGGCCCCCGGCGACGTGACGGGCGTGGCCCAGCCTCTCCTCGCCCCGCTCGGTTACTATGGTGGTAGTACTTTGATCCATCCCCCCACCCTCAACAGCGTGCACGTGGTGGACAAGGGCAAGAGCCGCATCGGTGACGTCGATCTGGCCACCGACCAGCATGGTGGTCCGCGTCGGGTCCGGGCCCATTGGCAAGAGCCCGCACCCGGTGGCGACTTCAGCGACATCGGCGCGGTGGAGCTGTGGGAGATGCCGCAGACCGCGAGCGAAGTGGTGGTGAATACGACCGATGACAGCGACGACGGCGTGCCCGGCAAGCTCCACTGCTCCCTACGCGAAGCCATCACCCACGTGAACAGCACGGTGAAGGGCGAGCGCATCATCCGCTTCGACAGCCGCGTCTTCGGTCCCGGGAAGCCACAACGGACCATCGTGCTCTCGAAGGCCCTGCCCCTTCTGGATCATACCAAGCTCCTCGGTCCCGGTGCCAAGCACCTGACGCTCCAAGCCGCGGAGGCGACGAAGTTGCCGATCCTGCATCTTGGCGGCATCGAGCGCTGCACCGTCACCGGTCTGACCCTTGCAAAAGGAAGCCACTTCAGCGGCGGCGGCATTTATGCAAGCGTCCCGCTGACCCTTGAGAACTGCCACATCCGGGACTGCAGCGTGAGCGGGGAAGGCGGTGGTCTTTTCTGCAAGGCAGGTGGCCTGATCATGAGGGGCTGCACCTTCTCGGGCAACACCGCGTCGAACGGTGGAGCCGGGCTCTCCATCATCGGTGAGATTCCTTCCACGATCGAGAACTCCACCTTCGACAACAACCGGGCCACCGGCGGGTTTGGGGGAGGCATCCAGGCTTCGGGTGAGGTAACGATCACCGCCTGTACGCTCACCCGTGGCTACGCCGGCCGTGCAGGCGGGGGTATCGGGGCGCGGCTCAACTACCCCGGCACCGCGATCACCCTGCGGAACTGCATTGTCTCCGGCAACGAGCGTTCCGATGTCAGCGGTAGCGGTCTCCACGCTGCGCCCGGCTTCGTAAGCGGCGGCTACAATTTGATCGGCACGCTTTTCTACAATCCGGACTTCACGGATGGCGTAAACGGCGACCAGGTCGGTGTGACAGTTCCTCGTCTCGGCGCGCTGCGGAACAACGGCGGCCCCACGCCCACCCTCGCCCTGCTGTCGGATAGTCCCGCGATCGACCGCGGCATGGCCTTCGGTCTCACGACCGATCAGCGCGGCTTCGCCCGCACCTTCGATTATCCCTACGTCCACTCCGCGAACGAGGGTGACAGAACCGATGTCGGTGCCTTCGAGCTGCAGCGCTTCTCCTTCGAGGATTGGCGCGTGCAAAACTTCACTCCGGAACAACTCGCAGGCGCCACAAGCCAGCCGGACGGCGATGCCAATGCGTCGGGAATCCCGAACTCCCTGAAGCATCTCTTCGGCATCGATCCTTCTGCCCCGGTAGATGCCGCCGCGCGTGCCGCCCTGCCGTCGATCTCGACCGCACGGGAAACGGGTCGGAACTATTTCGTGCTCACCTACCGCCGCAGCGGACTCTACTCGGGGCCGGAGGAGACGGTCGAGTACTCCACCGATCTCAGCGAATGGCGGCCCGCCTCGCGCTACCGGACTCGCATCAGTCCTGCGGATAGCGATTCCTTCGACCAGAAGGTGGAGGTGTGGGTGGACATGAGCGGGGTGGGGAATGCCTATTTCCGCGTGGCCACGCCGGATTGA
- a CDS encoding carboxypeptidase-like regulatory domain-containing protein, with the protein MKKILLSLVIVAALLGAAALKSAESRRITVTLPDGKPAAGATVAISIVSGPALEIGTTGPDGTFDIPWKRFRRARNGSWHSIMAWHQDSAGNGYIGQNHQRPLSFPMGIQLYRR; encoded by the coding sequence ATGAAGAAGATCCTCCTGTCTCTCGTGATCGTCGCCGCGCTCCTCGGCGCGGCGGCCTTGAAGAGCGCTGAATCCAGAAGGATCACCGTGACCCTGCCGGATGGGAAACCGGCCGCAGGTGCGACGGTTGCGATCAGCATTGTCTCGGGCCCGGCGCTCGAGATCGGAACCACCGGGCCCGACGGAACCTTCGATATCCCTTGGAAAAGGTTCCGACGCGCCCGGAACGGAAGCTGGCACTCAATCATGGCGTGGCACCAGGACTCTGCTGGCAACGGCTACATCGGCCAGAATCACCAGAGGCCCCTGAGCTTCCCCATGGGCATCCAGCTCTACCGACGCTGA
- the phnA gene encoding phosphonoacetate hydrolase, with protein MIQVNGRSYALPPNPVAVICLDGCADEYLSSAIARGCMPRLAGMARDGYRGMVRGALPSFTNVNNTSIVTGVPPRVHGICGNFFLNPETGEEVMMNGPEFRRCGTILTAAADAGRKVAFITAKEKLRTVLGDGVVERGGIVFSSEKVDEARLATHGIDRATEIIGKPRPEIYSGDASVYVLEAGAALAEQGRADFLYLSTTDFMQHKFGPEAPEILEFHAAIDAAIGRLLDAGCTVALTADHGMNAKNDSSGNPKVIFVESLLHERFGKSLRVICPITDPYVVHHGALGSLVMVHLEDPAMRDAVAEYLFAQEGITEVLTREQAVEKLELAPDRIGELVVLSGRDVVVGKSPEHHDLSVLEGGLRSHGGRYEEMVPLVLSKPLTPELRRLAEGDPRNFDVFHFACHV; from the coding sequence ATGATCCAAGTCAACGGTCGCAGCTACGCCCTCCCTCCGAATCCCGTCGCGGTCATCTGCCTGGATGGCTGTGCGGATGAATACCTGAGCAGTGCCATCGCGCGCGGGTGCATGCCGCGGCTGGCCGGTATGGCCCGCGATGGCTACCGCGGGATGGTGCGGGGAGCCTTGCCCTCCTTCACGAACGTCAACAACACCTCGATCGTCACCGGGGTTCCGCCGCGGGTCCACGGGATCTGCGGGAACTTCTTCCTGAATCCGGAGACGGGCGAGGAGGTGATGATGAACGGTCCGGAGTTCCGCCGCTGCGGCACCATTCTAACAGCCGCTGCGGATGCCGGGCGGAAGGTCGCCTTCATCACCGCGAAGGAGAAGCTCCGCACGGTTCTGGGTGACGGCGTGGTCGAGCGCGGCGGCATCGTCTTCTCCTCGGAGAAGGTGGACGAAGCGCGGCTCGCCACGCACGGGATCGACCGCGCCACGGAGATCATCGGCAAGCCGCGGCCGGAGATCTACTCGGGGGATGCCTCGGTCTACGTGTTGGAAGCGGGTGCCGCGCTGGCGGAGCAGGGGCGGGCGGACTTCCTCTACCTTTCCACCACCGACTTCATGCAGCACAAGTTCGGCCCGGAGGCTCCGGAGATCCTCGAGTTCCATGCTGCCATCGACGCTGCGATCGGGCGCTTGCTCGATGCCGGGTGCACGGTGGCCCTCACCGCCGATCACGGGATGAATGCGAAGAACGACAGCAGCGGCAACCCGAAGGTGATCTTCGTGGAGTCGCTGTTGCATGAGCGCTTCGGAAAATCCCTCCGCGTGATCTGCCCGATCACCGATCCATATGTGGTTCATCACGGTGCCTTGGGTTCGCTGGTGATGGTGCATTTGGAGGATCCCGCGATGCGCGATGCCGTGGCCGAATACCTCTTCGCACAGGAGGGGATCACCGAAGTGCTGACCCGCGAGCAGGCGGTTGAAAAACTCGAGCTTGCCCCCGATCGGATCGGCGAGCTGGTGGTTCTCTCCGGTCGTGACGTGGTGGTCGGCAAGTCGCCGGAACATCACGATCTCTCCGTGCTCGAAGGCGGGCTGCGCTCGCATGGAGGTCGCTATGAGGAGATGGTCCCGCTGGTTCTGTCGAAGCCGCTCACGCCGGAGCTCCGGCGCTTGGCGGAGGGGGATCCGCGAAACTTCGATGTCTTTCACTTCGCTTGCCACGTCTGA
- a CDS encoding DUF6268 family outer membrane beta-barrel protein: protein MIQRPALLALAALCTAAHAGTLTTTSAPVTGATAENESPLLFLDTFRVSAYGNFGMEFDRSQGELDAWQAEMQTFLSKPITIAGDLVLLPTFRYEGTFLRYDGTLPGFPVKDEDLHSLELPLWLLNYSPQSPWIYGAWIKPALSTDFDHIDSDDIFLDVAVGGGYKFSDKFYLGGGVALFDAFGDESLVPGPAFFWAPREDIRLQLLGPSFTAAWDMSEDWRLSFDVRSAGGVWNIDDNNQSRTLDFTSYRAGLHIHRRIQDTWWVEGGAGITFGNEIELKTPDGLGLNEAVLGDLDEGVFGYLAVKKEVW from the coding sequence ATGATCCAAAGACCCGCTCTCCTCGCTCTAGCAGCGCTTTGCACCGCCGCCCATGCTGGCACGCTAACAACCACCAGCGCCCCCGTGACCGGTGCGACGGCAGAGAACGAAAGCCCTCTCCTCTTCCTCGATACCTTCCGCGTGAGCGCCTACGGGAACTTCGGCATGGAGTTCGACCGTAGCCAAGGCGAGCTGGATGCATGGCAGGCCGAAATGCAGACCTTCCTTAGCAAGCCGATCACCATCGCCGGTGATCTGGTGCTGCTTCCCACCTTCCGCTACGAGGGCACCTTCCTGCGCTACGATGGCACGCTGCCCGGCTTCCCCGTGAAGGATGAAGACCTGCACTCGCTGGAACTGCCTCTTTGGCTGCTGAACTACTCGCCACAATCGCCTTGGATCTACGGAGCTTGGATCAAACCCGCGCTCTCCACCGACTTCGACCACATCGACAGCGACGACATCTTCCTCGATGTCGCCGTGGGTGGTGGGTACAAGTTCAGCGACAAGTTCTACCTCGGAGGCGGCGTCGCCTTGTTCGATGCCTTCGGCGACGAATCCCTGGTCCCCGGCCCTGCCTTCTTCTGGGCCCCGCGGGAAGACATCCGGCTCCAGTTGTTAGGCCCCTCCTTCACGGCGGCTTGGGACATGTCGGAAGACTGGCGCCTCAGCTTCGACGTGCGCTCGGCCGGCGGTGTCTGGAACATCGACGACAACAACCAGTCTCGCACCCTCGACTTCACTTCCTATCGTGCGGGCCTCCACATCCATCGCCGCATCCAGGATACCTGGTGGGTGGAGGGCGGCGCGGGCATCACCTTCGGCAACGAGATCGAGCTGAAGACCCCCGATGGCCTGGGCCTCAACGAAGCCGTTCTGGGTGATCTGGACGAAGGCGTCTTCGGCTACCTAGCCGTGAAGAAAGAAGTCTGGTAA
- a CDS encoding AraC family transcriptional regulator: MSWRVGVRLVDWAQGFGNRIYGGILDYLREGHSFEMEFVQPSGGDLHPVRIDENWQGDGLLVFRYTPAEAQAWKKRGIKVVNLSVEQAAKGPRFPRVTLDNRAAGRMAAEHLLGLGLRDFAYLHEPNRCYSAERLEGYRQRLAGEGHECRVLELPSSTFAPKLRARQNERMAWRLVSTLPKPCGLFAKDDIAGVMAIRALKQAGYRVPEDVPVIGVSDDIVFCHATTPAMTSIRFPGRQFGQAAAALLEKMMGGEKIDPDTRIEIAPPGISVRESTGRVELADPVVTRAMNFIRRQPLHQPLDTGTLCREAGASREQLRQRFHATLGRTPKQEIDRTRAEKVSELLKRTSWTLDYLAEHCGFAGGDELCRFIKRVTGSTPGEIRRG, translated from the coding sequence ATGAGCTGGCGCGTCGGAGTGCGGTTGGTGGACTGGGCCCAAGGATTCGGGAACCGGATCTACGGCGGCATTCTGGACTACCTGCGCGAAGGCCATTCCTTCGAGATGGAGTTCGTGCAACCGAGCGGCGGCGATCTGCACCCGGTAAGGATCGACGAGAACTGGCAAGGCGATGGCTTGCTCGTCTTCCGCTACACGCCGGCGGAAGCACAGGCATGGAAGAAACGGGGCATCAAGGTGGTGAACCTGAGCGTGGAACAAGCGGCGAAAGGTCCGCGATTCCCCCGCGTCACCTTGGACAACCGCGCGGCGGGGAGAATGGCTGCGGAGCATCTGCTAGGACTTGGCCTCCGGGATTTCGCCTACCTGCACGAGCCGAACCGCTGCTACTCCGCCGAGCGGCTGGAAGGCTACCGGCAGAGGCTCGCCGGGGAGGGCCATGAATGCCGGGTACTGGAGCTGCCGTCCTCCACCTTCGCCCCGAAGCTCCGAGCCCGGCAGAACGAGCGGATGGCATGGCGCCTGGTAAGCACCTTGCCGAAGCCTTGCGGCCTCTTCGCCAAGGATGACATCGCCGGTGTCATGGCCATCCGCGCGCTGAAGCAGGCGGGATATCGCGTGCCGGAGGACGTGCCGGTGATCGGCGTCAGCGATGACATCGTCTTCTGCCATGCGACCACCCCGGCCATGACGAGCATCCGCTTCCCCGGGAGGCAGTTCGGCCAGGCCGCGGCAGCTCTGTTAGAGAAGATGATGGGTGGCGAGAAGATCGATCCGGACACGCGCATCGAGATCGCTCCACCCGGAATCAGCGTCCGCGAATCAACCGGCCGGGTGGAGCTGGCGGATCCGGTGGTGACCCGGGCGATGAACTTCATCCGCCGGCAGCCGCTGCATCAACCTCTGGATACCGGGACTCTCTGCCGGGAGGCGGGAGCTTCCCGCGAGCAATTGCGTCAACGCTTTCACGCCACGCTCGGGCGCACGCCGAAGCAGGAGATCGATCGCACTCGCGCGGAAAAGGTTTCCGAGCTGCTGAAGCGGACGAGCTGGACTCTCGACTATCTGGCCGAACACTGTGGCTTCGCGGGCGGGGACGAGCTGTGCCGCTTCATCAAGCGGGTGACCGGCTCGACCCCGGGTGAAATCCGCAGAGGCTAA
- a CDS encoding TIGR03364 family FAD-dependent oxidoreductase has protein sequence MKTSAPQVAIVGAGIVGLAHAWAAARAGCRVTVFERSDKARGASVRNFGMCWPIGQASEHFETALRSRELWQEFTAATGAYARATGSVHVVAHEDEAAVLEEFVMAMKGTPYQVSMLTPARVESDVPGVRRGVARAGMLSGSEINLDPREALALLPPFLKERHGVEFRWKTAVCHVGEGVLRTASGESHAFDEAYVCSGHDFETLFPEVFAASPLKPCKLQMMRTVPQPGGWKLGPMLASGLTLRQYSSFHGCPSLAAVKARVAREMPELDRYGIHVMASQDRFGSIVLGDSHEYGGDIEIFDKMEIDELMLRELRKLFDFPDWRIAERWHGIYAKHFGDVEFRADVLPGVQIATGTSGSGMTMSFGLADRHFSTRIAPV, from the coding sequence ATGAAGACCAGCGCACCGCAGGTGGCCATCGTCGGGGCCGGCATCGTCGGCCTCGCCCATGCGTGGGCGGCGGCCCGTGCCGGATGCCGGGTCACGGTCTTCGAGCGCAGCGACAAGGCGCGCGGCGCCTCCGTGCGCAACTTCGGGATGTGCTGGCCGATTGGCCAAGCCTCGGAGCATTTCGAGACCGCGCTGCGCAGCCGCGAGCTGTGGCAGGAGTTCACTGCCGCCACGGGGGCTTATGCGCGGGCCACGGGAAGTGTGCATGTGGTGGCACATGAGGATGAGGCCGCCGTCCTAGAGGAGTTCGTCATGGCGATGAAGGGCACGCCCTATCAAGTCTCGATGCTAACTCCCGCCCGGGTGGAGAGCGATGTGCCCGGTGTGCGCCGGGGCGTCGCCAGGGCCGGTATGCTGAGCGGCAGCGAGATCAATCTCGATCCGCGCGAGGCGCTGGCGCTACTGCCGCCCTTCCTGAAGGAGCGCCACGGGGTGGAGTTCAGGTGGAAGACCGCGGTGTGCCATGTAGGGGAAGGCGTGCTGCGCACGGCGTCCGGCGAGTCGCATGCCTTTGACGAAGCTTACGTCTGCTCGGGCCACGACTTCGAGACGCTGTTCCCCGAGGTCTTCGCGGCCAGCCCGCTGAAGCCCTGCAAGCTCCAGATGATGCGCACGGTGCCTCAGCCTGGGGGCTGGAAGCTGGGCCCGATGCTCGCCAGCGGTCTTACGCTGCGGCAGTACTCGAGCTTCCACGGCTGTCCCTCGCTGGCAGCGGTGAAGGCGCGCGTGGCCCGGGAGATGCCGGAACTGGACCGCTACGGCATCCATGTGATGGCCTCGCAGGATCGCTTCGGCTCGATCGTACTCGGCGACTCCCATGAATATGGCGGTGATATCGAGATCTTCGACAAGATGGAGATCGACGAGCTGATGCTCCGCGAGCTGCGCAAGCTCTTCGACTTTCCCGATTGGAGGATCGCCGAGCGCTGGCACGGCATCTATGCCAAGCATTTCGGCGATGTGGAGTTCCGTGCCGATGTCTTGCCCGGTGTGCAGATCGCCACCGGTACCAGCGGCTCCGGCATGACCATGTCCTTCGGTCTGGCCGACCGTCACTTTTCCACCCGCATCGCTCCTGTTTAA
- a CDS encoding aldehyde dehydrogenase family protein translates to MSWSPLHLPSYIAGQPVATGRTLEVHYPWDGSLTGSAALIGPEHLDQAITAALGFPKEALTRRDRHDILRKAAALLASRRDEFAALITRETGLAIREAKYETTRSSDVLEFAAMEALRDDGRIFSCDITPNGRSRKIFTSRYPVQLVAAITPFNHPLNQVVHKLAPAIAAGAPVLLKPSDRTPLTALKFAEVLYEAGLPGPMLSLFLGDIGGIVTPMITDDRVEIVTFTGSVEIGKNIARTCGYKRLCLELGGNSPLIVLNDADPDLAAKLAAEGSFRNSGQRCTAVKRILVQDGILEAFTERFVALTREQYGCGDPEDPATMVGTVVHEPSAMELQRRVEAAVGMGAKILHGGGRRGALLEPTIIADVPRDAEMVALESFGPLAPILPIRDLDDAIRYYNSGPFGLSGGIVTNDLSLALKACKELKAGTTNVNEVPGYRLELTPFGGTRDSGLGVKEGVIEAIKFFTHEKTWSLPW, encoded by the coding sequence ATGTCCTGGTCCCCGCTTCATCTTCCTTCCTACATCGCGGGCCAGCCGGTCGCCACCGGGCGGACGCTCGAGGTGCATTATCCGTGGGATGGCTCGCTAACAGGTTCGGCCGCGCTCATCGGGCCGGAGCATCTGGACCAGGCGATCACGGCCGCGCTTGGCTTCCCGAAGGAAGCGCTGACGCGCCGGGATCGACACGATATCCTGCGCAAGGCGGCCGCCCTGCTTGCCTCGCGCCGCGATGAATTCGCGGCACTCATCACCCGCGAGACCGGGCTCGCCATCCGCGAGGCGAAGTACGAAACCACCCGTAGCTCGGACGTGCTGGAGTTCGCCGCGATGGAGGCGCTGCGCGATGACGGGCGGATCTTTTCCTGTGACATCACCCCGAACGGGCGTTCGCGGAAGATCTTCACCTCCCGCTATCCGGTCCAGCTGGTCGCGGCGATCACGCCTTTCAATCACCCGCTCAACCAAGTGGTTCACAAGCTGGCTCCGGCCATTGCCGCAGGGGCGCCGGTCTTGCTGAAGCCCTCCGATCGGACTCCGCTGACGGCACTCAAGTTTGCCGAAGTGCTGTATGAGGCGGGATTACCCGGCCCTATGCTCAGTTTGTTCCTGGGCGATATCGGGGGGATCGTCACGCCGATGATCACGGACGACCGCGTGGAGATCGTTACCTTTACCGGCTCGGTGGAGATCGGAAAGAACATCGCGCGAACCTGCGGATATAAGCGGCTTTGTCTCGAACTAGGGGGGAATTCACCGCTGATCGTCCTTAACGATGCGGATCCCGACCTGGCGGCCAAGCTTGCGGCGGAGGGTTCGTTCCGGAATTCGGGGCAGCGTTGCACCGCGGTGAAGCGGATCCTTGTCCAGGACGGCATTCTTGAGGCTTTCACCGAGCGCTTTGTCGCGCTGACACGCGAGCAATACGGCTGTGGCGATCCCGAGGATCCGGCGACCATGGTGGGGACGGTCGTTCACGAGCCCTCCGCGATGGAACTGCAGCGCCGGGTGGAGGCCGCGGTGGGAATGGGTGCGAAGATCCTCCACGGTGGCGGACGCAGAGGGGCCCTGCTGGAGCCCACGATCATCGCGGATGTGCCCCGTGATGCGGAGATGGTGGCGCTGGAGAGCTTCGGCCCCCTGGCGCCGATCCTCCCGATCCGGGACCTCGATGATGCCATCCGCTACTACAATTCCGGGCCTTTCGGCCTGAGTGGCGGCATCGTCACCAATGACCTCTCGCTCGCCCTGAAGGCATGCAAGGAATTGAAGGCTGGCACGACGAACGTGAACGAGGTACCTGGTTACAGGCTGGAACTCACCCCCTTCGGCGGGACCCGGGATTCAGGCCTCGGGGTGAAAGAAGGCGTGATCGAGGCGATCAAATTCTTCACTCACGAGAAAACCTGGTCGCTGCCTTGGTAG
- a CDS encoding PA0069 family radical SAM protein, protein MDPHRGRGAQEIPANRFEALCLHTDEDAWVDDDPRPLKTTFLWDDSKSVLNSNDSEDLSFEYSVNPYRGCEHGCSYCYARTYHEYLGYSAGLDFESKIVVKENAPRLLEAAFAKPSYKPAMIAMSGVTDCYQPIERKLEITRRCLEVMVRFRQPVGLITKNALIARDVDHLGELARHQATCVFISVTSLDPKLARILEPRASSPRARLDAIRALADHGIPVGVSAAPMIPALNDSELPAILEAVKEAGGSFAFYTTVRLPGAVAPVFSSWLDRHFPERKEKILKRIRGTHGGKLNSNVPGARMRGSGEPVGQLRALFHASCRRLGLATRPPQLSTEAFRRVMPGQGELF, encoded by the coding sequence ATGGATCCGCACCGCGGCCGGGGGGCGCAGGAAATTCCCGCCAATCGCTTCGAAGCGCTCTGCCTGCACACGGATGAGGACGCGTGGGTGGACGATGACCCGCGCCCGCTGAAGACGACTTTCCTGTGGGATGATTCGAAGTCGGTGCTGAACTCGAACGATTCCGAGGATCTCTCCTTTGAGTACAGCGTGAACCCGTATCGTGGTTGCGAGCATGGCTGCTCGTACTGCTACGCGCGGACCTATCATGAGTATCTGGGCTACTCGGCGGGGCTCGATTTCGAGTCGAAGATCGTGGTGAAGGAGAATGCGCCGCGCTTGCTGGAGGCGGCGTTTGCGAAGCCCTCGTACAAGCCGGCGATGATCGCGATGAGCGGGGTGACCGATTGCTATCAGCCGATCGAGCGGAAGCTGGAGATCACGCGGCGTTGCCTGGAAGTAATGGTGCGGTTCCGGCAGCCGGTGGGGCTGATCACGAAAAATGCGCTGATCGCGCGCGATGTGGATCATCTCGGGGAGCTCGCGCGCCATCAGGCGACCTGTGTGTTCATCTCGGTGACGAGTCTCGATCCGAAGCTTGCGAGGATCCTGGAGCCGCGGGCGTCCTCGCCACGGGCGCGGCTGGATGCGATCCGGGCGCTGGCAGATCACGGGATCCCGGTGGGGGTGAGCGCCGCGCCGATGATCCCGGCGCTGAATGACAGCGAGCTTCCGGCGATCCTGGAGGCGGTGAAGGAGGCGGGAGGCAGCTTTGCCTTCTATACCACGGTCCGCCTGCCGGGGGCGGTGGCGCCGGTGTTTTCCTCGTGGCTCGACCGGCATTTTCCGGAGCGGAAGGAGAAGATCCTCAAGCGCATTCGCGGCACGCATGGCGGGAAGCTGAATAGCAATGTGCCGGGTGCCCGCATGCGGGGTAGCGGGGAACCGGTGGGGCAGCTCAGGGCGCTTTTCCACGCGAGTTGCCGGCGTCTCGGTTTGGCGACGAGACCGCCTCAGCTCAGCACAGAGGCCTTCCGGCGGGTGATGCCGGGGCAGGGGGAGTTGTTCTGA